One window of Penaeus chinensis breed Huanghai No. 1 chromosome 3, ASM1920278v2, whole genome shotgun sequence genomic DNA carries:
- the LOC125041717 gene encoding CWF19-like protein 2 isoform X2, which yields MSHPIIDFESSREKDKKRQLEREARSCILEKAKNEYEVRKAKEELARQRGEHTWMLSSVEANLDSSKKKKKKKEKKKKKKKEKKSKKSKKHDSSSSSSSSEDEEGAWVEKSTPSAAFAPSVKETTEQESSASQRKRDGWMEMTSLFGTFTRNEMRERDGTCRKKAKEEEEARKREANKPGSHALELNPYFKNGGTGLPEEEPQQKVSSGLDAAWLRRALQRAKEQAEKEKKSLEEVAAQRWGSLAKFHELLAEAEGRGRSRQEEPWQQGRRNRDRSLSRERRRDRLDDRHGDRRRSKSREKGGRDQRSRSRERQRRSRSRERQRSRSRERRSRSGSRDRQRRSRSREHDRRKEKSRRRRYSSSSSGTDSESDSRSRSGSRKREDMRRPKESQEDREGGIRNIKGLLKPPSGDSVHGKHSSGLVSRFQKPGEGNSFRNMSTASSSTSRGWQKKQKPQEESQRERTASRKPVSSSSSSSSSSSSDSEEEPPQKVENIQEKERVEETVTEGPATQAKLLTDKEMNELAAKIMKAELIGNEPQAAKLKKKLEVARAARASAPQGSREDDEAQTKEEVVVLTRMDARGVCRPVSGSVEKGDGKRKKKMKTHDKEGQRTKYFPDDDQYDLKRMFEREKGTSAADQNSLFERSAMQNSEKLNEEYDLDDMFMSKAVQKESSAKQAERDRQKAIDEHKRSERSLESCQWCFDNKEMPKHLIVALGKKAYVCLPPHQSLTPGHCLIVPIHHIPCSVQADEDLWSEIQDLRKSLVRMFNSRDEDCIFFETVKRLRNYPHMVINCVPLPREMGDMAPIYFKKAIMECEAEWAQNKKLVDLKNRSVRSAVPKGLPYFFVDFAMDPGYAHVIEDEQDFPHNFAQEIVGGMLDLENNLWRTPRKENFDHQRKKVMEFNGWYKEFDPTQDN from the exons ATGTCTCATCCCATAATTGACTTTGAGAGCTCaagagaaaaggacaagaaaagacaGCTGGAAAGAGAAGCGAGGAGTTGTATTCTTGAGAAG GCCAAGAATGAGTACGAGGTCAGGAAGGCGAAAGAGGAGCTAGCCCGTCAGAGAGGGGAGCACACATGGATGCTCTCATCTGTGGAGGCGAACCTTGATAgctccaagaagaagaagaagaaaaaggaaaagaagaagaagaagaagaaagagaagaaatccaAGAAGAGCAAGAAACATGACTCTTCGTCCTCA AGCAGTAGcagtgaagatgaagaaggtgcTTGGGTTGAAAAATCAACTCCCTCGGCTGCGTTTGCCCCGTCGGTTAAGGAAACCACAGAACAGGAATCGTCCGCATCTCAGCGCAAGAGGGATGGCTGGATGGAG ATGACATCGTTGTTTGGGACTTTCACCCGtaatgagatgagggagagagacggaaccTGTCGGAAGAAggccaaagaagaggaagaggcaaggaagagagaagcaaataag CCTGGTTCACATGCTCTAGAGCTGAACCCATACTTCAAGAACGGTGGGACAGGTTTGCCTGAAGAAGAGCCGCAGCAAAAGGTTTCAAGTGGACTGGATGCTGCTTGGCTGCGCAGAGCTCTCCAGCGTGCAAAGGAGCaagcagagaaggaaaagaagtctCTGGAGGAGGTTGCAGCTCAGAGATGGGGT TCCCTTGCCAAATTCCATGAGCTCTTAGCAGAAGcagaagggcgagggaggagtcGCCAGGAGGAGCCATGGCAACAGGGAAGACGGAATCGAGACAGGAGTTTgagcagagaaaggagaagagacagactgGATGACAGGCATGGTGACCGAAGGAGGAGTAAAAgcagagagaagggtggaagagatCAGAGGAGCAGAAGTAGGGAAAGGCAAAGAAGGAgcagaagtagagagagacaaaggagtagaagcagagagaggagaagcagaagtggaagcagagacaggcaaagaagaagcaggagcagAGAACATgacaggaggaaagaaaagagtagaCGTAGAAGATATAGCAGCAGCTCCAGCGGCACTGATAGTGAAAGTGACAGCAGAAGTAGAAgtggaagcagaaagagagaagatatgagAAGACCTAAGGAGAGCCAAGAAGATAGAGAAGGTGGAATAAG GAATATAAAAGGTCTCTTAAAACCTCCAAGTGGTGATTCTGTTCATGGTAAACATTCGTCCGGTCTTGTTTCAAGGTTCCAGAAACCAGGGGAAGGAAACAGTTTTAG AAATATGAGCACAGCATCATCTAGCACTTCACGAGGTTGGCAGAAGAAACAAAAACCACAAGAGGAGAGTCAGAGGGAAAGAACTGCTAGTAGAAAGCcagtttcttcttcatcgtcatcgtcatcctcatcttcgAGCGATTCTGAAGAG GAACCCCCACAAAAAGttgaaaatatacaagaaaaagaacgagTAGAAGAAACTGTCACTGAAGGTCCAGCGACTCAAGCCAAATTGTTGACAGACAAGGAAATGAATGAGTTAGCTGCAAAAATTATGAAAGCAGAACTTATTGGAAATGAG CCACAAGCAGCAAAACTCAAAAAGAAGCTGGAAGTAGCTCGTGCAGCCAGGGCCAGTGCCCCACAAGGAAGCAGGGAAGATGACGAAGCCCAAACAAAGGAGGAGGTCGTTGTTTTGACGAGGATGGATGCCAGAG GTGTATGTAGGCCTGTATCAGGGTCAGTTGAAAAAGGTgacggaaagaggaaaaagaagatgaaaactcACGACAAAGAAGGCCAGAGAACAAAATATTTCCCCGATGACGATCAGTATGACCTCAAACGCATG tttgagagggagaagggtaccTCTGCTGCTGATCAGAACTCGCTCTTTGAACGTTCAGCAATGCAGAACAGCGAGAAACTCAATGAAGAGTATGACCTGGATGACATGTTTATGAGTAAGGCTGTTCAAAAGGAGAGTTCTGCCAAACAAGCCGAAAGAGATCGACAGAAGGCCATTGAT GAGCACAAGCGTTCTGAGCGGTCATTAGAATCCTGCCAGTGGTGCTTTGACAATAAGGAAATGCCAAAGCATTTGATTGTAGCATTAGGTAAAAAG GCGTATGTATGTTTGCCTCCCCACCAGTCCCTGACTCCTGGTCACTGTTTGATTGTGCCAATTCACCATATTCCTTGTTCTGTTCAAGCAGATGAAGATCTCTGGAGTGAAATTCAG GACCTCAGGAAATCTCTAGTCAGAATGTTCAATTCTCGTGATGAAGACTGCATATTCTTTGAGACGGTGAAACGGCTGAGGAATTATCCGCACATGGTCATCAACTGTGTGCCTCTGCCAAGGGAAATGGGCGATATGGCTCCCATTTACTTTAAG aaaGCAATCATGGAGTGTGAAGCAGAGTGGGCACAAAACAAGAAATTGGTCGACTTGAAGAACCGCAGTGTACGTTCCGCGGTGCCCAAAGGATTGCCTTACTTCTTTGTTGACTTTGCCATGGATCCCGGATATGCTCATGTAATTGAAGACGAGCAGGACTTCCCGCATAACTTCGCTCAA GAAATTGTTGGAGGGATGTTGGACTTGGAGAATAACCTGTGGCGAACACCACGCAAGGAGAATTTTGATCACCAGAGGAAGAAAGTAATGGAGTTTAATGGTTGGTACAAGGAATTTGATCCCACGCAAGATAACTAA
- the LOC125041717 gene encoding CWF19-like protein 2 isoform X3, translating into MLSSVEANLDSSKKKKKKKEKKKKKKKEKKSKKSKKHDSSSSSSSSEDEEGAWVEKSTPSAAFAPSVKETTEQESSASQRKRDGWMEMTSLFGTFTRNEMRERDGTCRKKAKEEEEARKREANKPGSHALELNPYFKNGGTGLPEEEPQQKVSSGLDAAWLRRALQRAKEQAEKEKKSLEEVAAQRWGSLAKFHELLAEAEGRGRSRQEEPWQQGRRNRDRSLSRERRRDRLDDRHGDRRRSKSREKGGRDQRSRSRERQRRSRSRERQRSRSRERRSRSGSRDRQRRSRSREHDRRKEKSRRRRYSSSSSGTDSESDSRSRSGSRKREDMRRPKESQEDREGGIRNIKGLLKPPSGDSVHGKHSSGLVSRFQKPGEGNSFRNMSTASSSTSRGWQKKQKPQEESQRERTASRKPVSSSSSSSSSSSSDSEEEPPQKVENIQEKERVEETVTEGPATQAKLLTDKEMNELAAKIMKAELIGNEPQAAKLKKKLEVARAARASAPQGSREDDEAQTKEEVVVLTRMDARGVCRPVSGSVEKGDGKRKKKMKTHDKEGQRTKYFPDDDQYDLKRMFEREKGTSAADQNSLFERSAMQNSEKLNEEYDLDDMFMSKAVQKESSAKQAERDRQKAIDEHKRSERSLESCQWCFDNKEMPKHLIVALGKKAYVCLPPHQSLTPGHCLIVPIHHIPCSVQADEDLWSEIQDLRKSLVRMFNSRDEDCIFFETVKRLRNYPHMVINCVPLPREMGDMAPIYFKKAIMECEAEWAQNKKLVDLKNRSVRSAVPKGLPYFFVDFAMDPGYAHVIEDEQDFPHNFAQEIVGGMLDLENNLWRTPRKENFDHQRKKVMEFNGWYKEFDPTQDN; encoded by the exons ATGCTCTCATCTGTGGAGGCGAACCTTGATAgctccaagaagaagaagaagaaaaaggaaaagaagaagaagaagaagaaagagaagaaatccaAGAAGAGCAAGAAACATGACTCTTCGTCCTCA AGCAGTAGcagtgaagatgaagaaggtgcTTGGGTTGAAAAATCAACTCCCTCGGCTGCGTTTGCCCCGTCGGTTAAGGAAACCACAGAACAGGAATCGTCCGCATCTCAGCGCAAGAGGGATGGCTGGATGGAG ATGACATCGTTGTTTGGGACTTTCACCCGtaatgagatgagggagagagacggaaccTGTCGGAAGAAggccaaagaagaggaagaggcaaggaagagagaagcaaataag CCTGGTTCACATGCTCTAGAGCTGAACCCATACTTCAAGAACGGTGGGACAGGTTTGCCTGAAGAAGAGCCGCAGCAAAAGGTTTCAAGTGGACTGGATGCTGCTTGGCTGCGCAGAGCTCTCCAGCGTGCAAAGGAGCaagcagagaaggaaaagaagtctCTGGAGGAGGTTGCAGCTCAGAGATGGGGT TCCCTTGCCAAATTCCATGAGCTCTTAGCAGAAGcagaagggcgagggaggagtcGCCAGGAGGAGCCATGGCAACAGGGAAGACGGAATCGAGACAGGAGTTTgagcagagaaaggagaagagacagactgGATGACAGGCATGGTGACCGAAGGAGGAGTAAAAgcagagagaagggtggaagagatCAGAGGAGCAGAAGTAGGGAAAGGCAAAGAAGGAgcagaagtagagagagacaaaggagtagaagcagagagaggagaagcagaagtggaagcagagacaggcaaagaagaagcaggagcagAGAACATgacaggaggaaagaaaagagtagaCGTAGAAGATATAGCAGCAGCTCCAGCGGCACTGATAGTGAAAGTGACAGCAGAAGTAGAAgtggaagcagaaagagagaagatatgagAAGACCTAAGGAGAGCCAAGAAGATAGAGAAGGTGGAATAAG GAATATAAAAGGTCTCTTAAAACCTCCAAGTGGTGATTCTGTTCATGGTAAACATTCGTCCGGTCTTGTTTCAAGGTTCCAGAAACCAGGGGAAGGAAACAGTTTTAG AAATATGAGCACAGCATCATCTAGCACTTCACGAGGTTGGCAGAAGAAACAAAAACCACAAGAGGAGAGTCAGAGGGAAAGAACTGCTAGTAGAAAGCcagtttcttcttcatcgtcatcgtcatcctcatcttcgAGCGATTCTGAAGAG GAACCCCCACAAAAAGttgaaaatatacaagaaaaagaacgagTAGAAGAAACTGTCACTGAAGGTCCAGCGACTCAAGCCAAATTGTTGACAGACAAGGAAATGAATGAGTTAGCTGCAAAAATTATGAAAGCAGAACTTATTGGAAATGAG CCACAAGCAGCAAAACTCAAAAAGAAGCTGGAAGTAGCTCGTGCAGCCAGGGCCAGTGCCCCACAAGGAAGCAGGGAAGATGACGAAGCCCAAACAAAGGAGGAGGTCGTTGTTTTGACGAGGATGGATGCCAGAG GTGTATGTAGGCCTGTATCAGGGTCAGTTGAAAAAGGTgacggaaagaggaaaaagaagatgaaaactcACGACAAAGAAGGCCAGAGAACAAAATATTTCCCCGATGACGATCAGTATGACCTCAAACGCATG tttgagagggagaagggtaccTCTGCTGCTGATCAGAACTCGCTCTTTGAACGTTCAGCAATGCAGAACAGCGAGAAACTCAATGAAGAGTATGACCTGGATGACATGTTTATGAGTAAGGCTGTTCAAAAGGAGAGTTCTGCCAAACAAGCCGAAAGAGATCGACAGAAGGCCATTGAT GAGCACAAGCGTTCTGAGCGGTCATTAGAATCCTGCCAGTGGTGCTTTGACAATAAGGAAATGCCAAAGCATTTGATTGTAGCATTAGGTAAAAAG GCGTATGTATGTTTGCCTCCCCACCAGTCCCTGACTCCTGGTCACTGTTTGATTGTGCCAATTCACCATATTCCTTGTTCTGTTCAAGCAGATGAAGATCTCTGGAGTGAAATTCAG GACCTCAGGAAATCTCTAGTCAGAATGTTCAATTCTCGTGATGAAGACTGCATATTCTTTGAGACGGTGAAACGGCTGAGGAATTATCCGCACATGGTCATCAACTGTGTGCCTCTGCCAAGGGAAATGGGCGATATGGCTCCCATTTACTTTAAG aaaGCAATCATGGAGTGTGAAGCAGAGTGGGCACAAAACAAGAAATTGGTCGACTTGAAGAACCGCAGTGTACGTTCCGCGGTGCCCAAAGGATTGCCTTACTTCTTTGTTGACTTTGCCATGGATCCCGGATATGCTCATGTAATTGAAGACGAGCAGGACTTCCCGCATAACTTCGCTCAA GAAATTGTTGGAGGGATGTTGGACTTGGAGAATAACCTGTGGCGAACACCACGCAAGGAGAATTTTGATCACCAGAGGAAGAAAGTAATGGAGTTTAATGGTTGGTACAAGGAATTTGATCCCACGCAAGATAACTAA
- the LOC125041717 gene encoding CWF19-like protein 2 isoform X1, translating to MPQLHISHWPLYLWDLGKGQQSYCILVNWSLFLPGICHEAKNEYEVRKAKEELARQRGEHTWMLSSVEANLDSSKKKKKKKEKKKKKKKEKKSKKSKKHDSSSSSSSSEDEEGAWVEKSTPSAAFAPSVKETTEQESSASQRKRDGWMEMTSLFGTFTRNEMRERDGTCRKKAKEEEEARKREANKPGSHALELNPYFKNGGTGLPEEEPQQKVSSGLDAAWLRRALQRAKEQAEKEKKSLEEVAAQRWGSLAKFHELLAEAEGRGRSRQEEPWQQGRRNRDRSLSRERRRDRLDDRHGDRRRSKSREKGGRDQRSRSRERQRRSRSRERQRSRSRERRSRSGSRDRQRRSRSREHDRRKEKSRRRRYSSSSSGTDSESDSRSRSGSRKREDMRRPKESQEDREGGIRNIKGLLKPPSGDSVHGKHSSGLVSRFQKPGEGNSFRNMSTASSSTSRGWQKKQKPQEESQRERTASRKPVSSSSSSSSSSSSDSEEEPPQKVENIQEKERVEETVTEGPATQAKLLTDKEMNELAAKIMKAELIGNEPQAAKLKKKLEVARAARASAPQGSREDDEAQTKEEVVVLTRMDARGVCRPVSGSVEKGDGKRKKKMKTHDKEGQRTKYFPDDDQYDLKRMFEREKGTSAADQNSLFERSAMQNSEKLNEEYDLDDMFMSKAVQKESSAKQAERDRQKAIDEHKRSERSLESCQWCFDNKEMPKHLIVALGKKAYVCLPPHQSLTPGHCLIVPIHHIPCSVQADEDLWSEIQDLRKSLVRMFNSRDEDCIFFETVKRLRNYPHMVINCVPLPREMGDMAPIYFKKAIMECEAEWAQNKKLVDLKNRSVRSAVPKGLPYFFVDFAMDPGYAHVIEDEQDFPHNFAQEIVGGMLDLENNLWRTPRKENFDHQRKKVMEFNGWYKEFDPTQDN from the exons ATGCCGCAGTTACACATCTCCCATTGGCCTCTGTACCTGTGGGACTTGGGCAAAGGCCAACAGTCCTATTGTATCCTGGTAAACTGGAGTCTGTTTCTCCCTGGCATCTGTCATGAA GCCAAGAATGAGTACGAGGTCAGGAAGGCGAAAGAGGAGCTAGCCCGTCAGAGAGGGGAGCACACATGGATGCTCTCATCTGTGGAGGCGAACCTTGATAgctccaagaagaagaagaagaaaaaggaaaagaagaagaagaagaagaaagagaagaaatccaAGAAGAGCAAGAAACATGACTCTTCGTCCTCA AGCAGTAGcagtgaagatgaagaaggtgcTTGGGTTGAAAAATCAACTCCCTCGGCTGCGTTTGCCCCGTCGGTTAAGGAAACCACAGAACAGGAATCGTCCGCATCTCAGCGCAAGAGGGATGGCTGGATGGAG ATGACATCGTTGTTTGGGACTTTCACCCGtaatgagatgagggagagagacggaaccTGTCGGAAGAAggccaaagaagaggaagaggcaaggaagagagaagcaaataag CCTGGTTCACATGCTCTAGAGCTGAACCCATACTTCAAGAACGGTGGGACAGGTTTGCCTGAAGAAGAGCCGCAGCAAAAGGTTTCAAGTGGACTGGATGCTGCTTGGCTGCGCAGAGCTCTCCAGCGTGCAAAGGAGCaagcagagaaggaaaagaagtctCTGGAGGAGGTTGCAGCTCAGAGATGGGGT TCCCTTGCCAAATTCCATGAGCTCTTAGCAGAAGcagaagggcgagggaggagtcGCCAGGAGGAGCCATGGCAACAGGGAAGACGGAATCGAGACAGGAGTTTgagcagagaaaggagaagagacagactgGATGACAGGCATGGTGACCGAAGGAGGAGTAAAAgcagagagaagggtggaagagatCAGAGGAGCAGAAGTAGGGAAAGGCAAAGAAGGAgcagaagtagagagagacaaaggagtagaagcagagagaggagaagcagaagtggaagcagagacaggcaaagaagaagcaggagcagAGAACATgacaggaggaaagaaaagagtagaCGTAGAAGATATAGCAGCAGCTCCAGCGGCACTGATAGTGAAAGTGACAGCAGAAGTAGAAgtggaagcagaaagagagaagatatgagAAGACCTAAGGAGAGCCAAGAAGATAGAGAAGGTGGAATAAG GAATATAAAAGGTCTCTTAAAACCTCCAAGTGGTGATTCTGTTCATGGTAAACATTCGTCCGGTCTTGTTTCAAGGTTCCAGAAACCAGGGGAAGGAAACAGTTTTAG AAATATGAGCACAGCATCATCTAGCACTTCACGAGGTTGGCAGAAGAAACAAAAACCACAAGAGGAGAGTCAGAGGGAAAGAACTGCTAGTAGAAAGCcagtttcttcttcatcgtcatcgtcatcctcatcttcgAGCGATTCTGAAGAG GAACCCCCACAAAAAGttgaaaatatacaagaaaaagaacgagTAGAAGAAACTGTCACTGAAGGTCCAGCGACTCAAGCCAAATTGTTGACAGACAAGGAAATGAATGAGTTAGCTGCAAAAATTATGAAAGCAGAACTTATTGGAAATGAG CCACAAGCAGCAAAACTCAAAAAGAAGCTGGAAGTAGCTCGTGCAGCCAGGGCCAGTGCCCCACAAGGAAGCAGGGAAGATGACGAAGCCCAAACAAAGGAGGAGGTCGTTGTTTTGACGAGGATGGATGCCAGAG GTGTATGTAGGCCTGTATCAGGGTCAGTTGAAAAAGGTgacggaaagaggaaaaagaagatgaaaactcACGACAAAGAAGGCCAGAGAACAAAATATTTCCCCGATGACGATCAGTATGACCTCAAACGCATG tttgagagggagaagggtaccTCTGCTGCTGATCAGAACTCGCTCTTTGAACGTTCAGCAATGCAGAACAGCGAGAAACTCAATGAAGAGTATGACCTGGATGACATGTTTATGAGTAAGGCTGTTCAAAAGGAGAGTTCTGCCAAACAAGCCGAAAGAGATCGACAGAAGGCCATTGAT GAGCACAAGCGTTCTGAGCGGTCATTAGAATCCTGCCAGTGGTGCTTTGACAATAAGGAAATGCCAAAGCATTTGATTGTAGCATTAGGTAAAAAG GCGTATGTATGTTTGCCTCCCCACCAGTCCCTGACTCCTGGTCACTGTTTGATTGTGCCAATTCACCATATTCCTTGTTCTGTTCAAGCAGATGAAGATCTCTGGAGTGAAATTCAG GACCTCAGGAAATCTCTAGTCAGAATGTTCAATTCTCGTGATGAAGACTGCATATTCTTTGAGACGGTGAAACGGCTGAGGAATTATCCGCACATGGTCATCAACTGTGTGCCTCTGCCAAGGGAAATGGGCGATATGGCTCCCATTTACTTTAAG aaaGCAATCATGGAGTGTGAAGCAGAGTGGGCACAAAACAAGAAATTGGTCGACTTGAAGAACCGCAGTGTACGTTCCGCGGTGCCCAAAGGATTGCCTTACTTCTTTGTTGACTTTGCCATGGATCCCGGATATGCTCATGTAATTGAAGACGAGCAGGACTTCCCGCATAACTTCGCTCAA GAAATTGTTGGAGGGATGTTGGACTTGGAGAATAACCTGTGGCGAACACCACGCAAGGAGAATTTTGATCACCAGAGGAAGAAAGTAATGGAGTTTAATGGTTGGTACAAGGAATTTGATCCCACGCAAGATAACTAA